Genomic segment of Primulina tabacum isolate GXHZ01 chromosome 11, ASM2559414v2, whole genome shotgun sequence:
AGAATCCTCTCCTATCACGGGATTCACCGGTAGGACCTTCTCTGGAACAACCTTATTCCCATCAACCTTAGCCAACACCTCAAAATGCATCATTACAGACTTAGGCTTAGTTCTCCATTCTGGGAATCCCTCGAACGAGAATTCATTCCCGTCTTTTATCTTCTTCTCGACTCCAAAACTTATCTTCACAAAAGTTTGGGCAGATACATCCACCTTCAAAAGCTTAAAGGAACCCTCCTTGTTGGCTTTGGGGCCCAAAACAGAAGAGAGCAGAGCTTCAAAACCAAGCAAGTTCGAGTTCGAGCCATTGATAGATGTGACAGGCCACAATGTGCTAAACTGGTCAGGTGCAAGAAGTGCGGTTGCTTCTCCTTTGAGATCAATGCCTGATACCGAGTGAATTTTGTTAGCTTAACTTTTCCCTTTTTTAAAAGTGTGTGTCAACTATTATAACGATAACTACTTTTGAAAGTTGAGTTTTTTACATCCAAACTCACCCATATTTTTTGCTTCCTTCAAGTTTCTCTTCGATGCTGAGGACAACTCAACTAGACCAGGTGCAAGGCGCTTAAGCTTGAGTTTGTTAGTGGGAGAGGAGGTCGATGACAATGAAGAAGGGGACGTAAGTGATGTTGGGCCGACGATTCGAAGGGAAACGATAGGACCATTGGGGGAAGAAGCAGCATGTCGAAGATGCTTTGCCAGAGTCAAAAGGCCCCAAGCAAAACCATCATTTGTTCGATTCAAAGGGAGTGGAAGCTCGATAGGATTCCGCAGGCTCACTGATCTAGCACCCGTTACAGTGACTACCGCACCATCTGCCAGGATGACTTTCTTTAGCACACCAGCATCCACATCATGCtgcataaaattttaaccaaaaaGATCACAGTCAAGTTAATACAAGGGGAAAAGAAACACTGAATTGCCAGAGAATCAGAGGTATCCATAATTGCAACAGGTATTAAATAACATTCAATAAACAACTTAATGGCTCAATCTCCATATTTGAAAACCATTTAAATGTAGAATAGGAAAAACAAATGAAATTCGAGTGTCCATAACGTCATCAAGTTGAAAAATCAATTCCTCTAGCAACAAATGCTTCAGTAATAGGCTCATCCACCATAGTCCTTCCACTGACTATGTGCATTTACAAACGATAAAACGCAACACGCGTTTGCTCAAAGCTGACTGATCAAATTTCACATAATCACACATTGTAATGATAAATTTTTCTTCGCTCAATAGTGAACCGAACCATACAGCTAACGTATTATCTATCTTTAACCATATTCATACTTCAAAACTTTTATTAATCACCAAAAACAAGAACTTACAGGCAAAGAAATTCTCATGTCCTTGGCATCCTGAATCCATAGCTCCATTGGACCCGCCAATTGAAAAGGGGCAAGAACTGGCATCTGATCATCCAATCTCCGCCCGTCTACTAACCGATTCTCGTACCGGGGCTTACTCGGATCTTCCATTTGAAAAATGGGCAGATCCACGTATTCCCAACGCTTCACATCCTCCAACAGTTTAAAGGGCAATACCTGATTATCTATCTGGACATCGAATTCATATGCCACTGACTTTCCCACCAAAGCGTCCCTCAAATCGAAACCGGATATCTTAATTTCGTCAGATTGGAACCCTAATCCCTTCACAATAGCTTCCTTTAAATCCTATACCAAAcaacaaaatcaataaataacaaGCCCACGGGAAATTTAGATTATACTAACGAAAACTCGGAAGTTCCCTACCTTAATAGCCTTGGGATACACATCGAAATCTTGTGTGGTAACCGAGGCGGCGGATGGCGAAACTCGAATTGCAATCAAAACCATGCAAAACGATACAGCAAAATAAAGCGATCGCAACCTCAAGTCCATTGAAATAGAATCAAAATTCAtaatgcaataataataataataataatatcaagaAATCGTCTTCGTCTCTCCTTTGCACAAATTCTATCGGACAAGAGGAATTGGGGGATTCGCGCTTCTTCACCGACCCGTGTTCACTTATATATTGAACATTGGCGGTGATGACGTGGAGGCGACGGACCAATAAGAATTGAGGGAATGATGCGCCACAGTGTCAGTCGCATTCGATTGGAGAGGAGAAATCATGGACGTGTCACGCGTACAATTCGGGGGAGGTAAACGGTGTCGTATCAAAATagaatattaataaatttaattcgcAAAAAGAATATTTGAAGTGGCGTCGCCCGGACTCGAACCGGAGACCTTCAGTGTGTTAGACTGACGTGATAACCAACTACACCACGACACCCCTTCTATACATGCCGCAATATTTACTGTAAAATAATGTTAATTAACTAATTCTAAAGAAACATAGCCTACCACCCTTTTATGGGCTGGGCTTGAATTAATTTGGGCTGAACAATTCGAAAATGGGTTCTCTCCATTTCACTCTTGAGTACTCTAAACCCGAACTTCGGATTTGTGGATTAGT
This window contains:
- the LOC142519177 gene encoding protein TUNICAMYCIN INDUCED 1-like translates to MNFDSISMDLRLRSLYFAVSFCMVLIAIRVSPSAASVTTQDFDVYPKAIKDLKEAIVKGLGFQSDEIKISGFDLRDALVGKSVAYEFDVQIDNQVLPFKLLEDVKRWEYVDLPIFQMEDPSKPRYENRLVDGRRLDDQMPVLAPFQLAGPMELWIQDAKDMRISLPHDVDAGVLKKVILADGAVVTVTGARSVSLRNPIELPLPLNRTNDGFAWGLLTLAKHLRHAASSPNGPIVSLRIVGPTSLTSPSSLSSTSSPTNKLKLKRLAPGLVELSSASKRNLKEAKNMGIDLKGEATALLAPDQFSTLWPVTSINGSNSNLLGFEALLSSVLGPKANKEGSFKLLKVDVSAQTFVKISFGVEKKIKDGNEFSFEGFPEWRTKPKSVMMHFEVLAKVDGNKVVPEKVLPVNPVIGEDSVAPNILNGNITMSKIPVVYTPQNPFSL